From a region of the Papaver somniferum cultivar HN1 unplaced genomic scaffold, ASM357369v1 unplaced-scaffold_54, whole genome shotgun sequence genome:
- the LOC113343123 gene encoding chaperone protein dnaJ 2-like, whose translation MHTYNQYGEDALKEGMEGGGGGGRYPFDTFESVFGGGGGFGLEDGGRSRERMWYIVHTLNGFSRLKINFLFLGTHCVQIATVKSQRVGHQVDVTAAKVQELRYQPDKFGQGTCLSVQSAEAQVRSSTRKIW comes from the exons ATGCATACATATAATCAATACGGAGAAGATGCCCTTAAAGAAGGAATGGaaggaggtggtggcggtggtcgcTATCCTTTTGATACATTTGAATCAGTCTTCGGTGGAGGAGGAGGTTTTGGTCTAGAGGACGGAGGCAGAAGCAGGGAGAGGATGTGGTACATAGTACATACTCTTAACGGTTTCTCTAGACTGAAAATAAACTTTCTCTTTTTAGGAACGCATTGTGTTCAAATTGCAACGG taaagagtcaaagagtggggcaTCAAGTAGATGTGACGGCTGCCAAGGTTCAGGAATTAAGATATCAACCCGACAAATTTGGCCAGGGAACATGTCTGTCTGTCCAGAGTGCAGAGGCTCAG GTGAGGTCATCAACGAGAAAGATATGGTAG